CTGTAAATTGCTAAATTCGATTTTTTATGAACGGATTTCATTTTCTAGATTATTAATTTCCTGAGTCCTTGAATGACTTACCGAGTAACAGCGGCGGATGCGGCTTCATCTCATCTCTAGCACAGTGAAGATAGTTGACAGCTGTCTGCAGACACTTCACAACGCTGGAAGGCATCTCCTCAGCCAGCTGCCGCAGCAGGGCGGAGAGGAACTCGTCCAAATACAACCTGCCTTCGTCGAGCAGGTGGGTTTGGACGAAGTCGTTGGACTTCTTCACGTTGAACGTTTTGAACACTTGTTTTAGAGTGAATTTGCTCGCCTGGGATTAGAAATTACAGTTGTATTTTTATCTACActctgtattattatatagagtttgtttttttaagtcaggaactactggttcgaattgtatattatgaaaaaaagtgCCCCGCATCATCTGTGTGCTTGTATGAatacgataaactcaaaaactacccaacggatttcgaaagtatggagatagtttgacatCTTAACAAGGACGCTGCCAATTTTCTATTACCAGAAAATATATCGGGACTTTCACGCttgcgaagccgtgagcaaaagcgaGTTAGTGAATAAAACCACCATACCTAGTAGAAGGTAATTGTCTAGTAAGTAAATCAACACAATATAATTCTGATAACTGATAGtcgatattatttaacataaaaaaattaattactatcTGTAAAATTAACCATGCCAGCAAAAAAGGCATCAAAACCTCAAATCAAATATCGATACTCACCCTAACAACTGCAGGATTGTTATCACACAAGTGCACCAAGAAGCACGGCAGTGAAGACACCGACTGATCAACCAGTGCTTCCGACTCCACCCGCCCGGCTATTATACCGAACAGGCGTATGGAATGTTCTCGAAGCTGCGCGCAGTCTGTGTTCATGAACGGACGGATCTTCTGCGTTATCGATAGTAATTCTCTATCGTATTCTTTATCGAGTTCGTCGATCTCGGTGAGGAGTAGACTCAGACCTTGTATCGCGGCTAAAGGCACGTTGTCCGTTGGCGgcctgtaatttaaaaaaaaatagcctcAATAAAGTTACTTTGGTTTTATTGTTAATCGTTAGAATTGTCTATAAATTTATCAATAGTAAACTTTGATGTAGATCTTCCGTGTGAGTTTTTATCTGGACAGGTACTAAGGTTTTGTGTTTTCGCCATAAATCAGAAGTCTTTATGTAGCTTTGTTTTCGATttcaaaaattttgtaatatattaactAGTAATTGTGAAACATAAAATCGAATGCTTTAAGGGGTACTGTGCAGTTTGTGTAAAAGCGGTTAATGTGTTTGTAGTGGTAGCACTAGTGGCATGGTACAGACTGCGCGGGCGCGGCGTCGACGCCCTGGCTGAGCGCCTGCAGCGCGGCGGGCAGCGCCTGCGCACGCGTGTGTGCGCGCAGGCGCGCGGTGTTAATGTGTTTGTAGTGTTAGCACTAGTGGCATGGTACAGACTGCGCGGGCGCGGCGTCGACGCCCTGGCTGAGCGCCTGCAGCGCGGCGGGCAGCGCCTGCGCTCGTGTGTGCGCGCAGGCGCGCGGTGTTAATGTGTTTGTAGTGTTAGCACTAGTGGCATGGTACAGACTGCGCGGGCGCGGCGTCGACGCCCTGGCTGAGCGCCTGCAGCGCGGCGGGCAGCGCCTGCGCACGCGTGTGTGCGCGCAGGCGCGCGGTGTTAATGTGTTTGTAGTGTTAGCACTAGTGGCATGGTACAGACTGCGCGGGCGCGGCGTCGACGCCCTGGCTGAGCGCCTGCAGCGCGGCGGGCAGCGCCTGCGCACGCGTGTGTGCGCGCAGGCGCGCGGTGTTAATGTGTTTGTAGTGTTAGCACTAGTGGCATGGTACAGACTGCGCGGGCGCGGCGTCGACGCCCTGGCTGAGCGCCTGCAGCGCGGCGGGCAGCGCCTGCGCACGCGTGTGTGCGCGCAGGCGCGCGGTGTTAATGTGTTTGTAGTGTTAGCACTAGTGGCATGGTACAGACTGCGCGGGCGCGGCGTCGACGCCCTGGCTGAGCGCCTGCAGCGCGGCGGGCAGCGCCTGCGCACGCGTGTGTGCGCGCAGGCGCGCGGTGTTAATGTGTTTGTAGTGTTAGCACTAGTGGCATGGTACAGACTGCGCGGGCGCGGCGTCGACGCCCTGGCTGAGCGCCTGCAGCGCGGCGGGCAGCGCCTGCGCACGTGTGTGCGCGCAGGCGCGCGGTGTTAATGTGTTTGTAGTGTTAGCACTAGTGGCATGGTACAGACTGCGCGGGCGCGGCGTCGACGCCCTGGCTGAGCGCCTGCAGCGCGGCGGGCAGCGCCTGCGCACGCGTGTGTGCGCGCAGGCGCGCGGTGTTAATGTGTTTGTAGTGTTAGCACTAGTGGCATGGTACAGACTGCGCGGGCGCGGCGTCGACGCCCTGGCTGAGCGCCTGCAGCGCGGCGGGCAGCGCCTGCGCACGCGTGTGTGCGCGCAGGCGCGCGGTGTTGGCGGCGCCGCGCAGGCTCGTCGCTCGCACGCGGTTGTTCTCGTCCTTCCAGCCCATGCTCAGGGTGGACAGCACGGTCTCGATCAGGACCATGTTGTCGTTGCACCTGCACAACGAAAACTTTTCAATTTAATCGATTTTCCATATCGATTTAAACTGAGTAAAATCGATGAAAGCGAAACCGaaccaagatatttttttttcgaaataaaccaacataaattaaatcattttaaactaTTCAAGTCGAATCTACCTAAACGATATTCAGACAAATTAATCGAATTCCATAGATAAAAAAGAAGTAATTGTTAGTTCGTAATGTGACCTGTAATTGAGGAAGCCGGCGAGCAGCgccagcgcggcgcggcgctgcggcGGCAGCGGCGAGCGCGCGTACTGCGCCGTGCGCGACACCAGCCGCGCCAGCTGCGGCGGGCACTCGCGGCACAGCGCGCCGCTCAGGATCGGCGCCAGCTCCAGCAGCGTGTTCGAGCTGTCGCCGTGCTCGATGCTCAGGCACAGGGAGCACGCTTCACGCACCTGGTGGGTATCAAAGACCATATTATAATCCAACCTTTTTAACCGCgctaaaatctatatatatctatcttatatatataaaaatgaatccctatttcccttggtcacgccatcacgcgtgaacggctggaccgatttcactttttttgttgtgtttgttattgtcaggagaagatttttatgaaagaacaaattcaaaaaattgggCGGAAAATTAGCAAatgtaagaaaacttaacgaaataatattaattttatataactatcatTTGTTtgatataactgtcagcgattgacagaatgcgcgctgatAATTCATAGGtaaaacgggacaacgtctTTCGGATCAGCTAGTTACGAATAAAACTGACGATTTAAggaacaaacaaaaattttacagcataaaatatttttgtaaaagaatTCCAAAATCTCACTTTTTGACAATCTGCCATGTCCAGGAAAGCATTGAAGGTATTCACGGTGATCTTAGCCGGAGAGAGTCTTATGGCCTCCCTGTTGGGAATGAATCCAAAGCGTTCCTGCGTGCGGTTGACGGGCGGAGAGTACGCCGGCGGCTCTGCCTCAATGTAGCAGGCCAAGCTCGTGTACAATACAGAGAATAGATCAGAGAATTTGGAGATGCACGTCTGCTTCATTGTTGGTTCTTGCAGCATCTCGCCCAATGCACTAAGAACCTAGAAGAAAATAAACTAGATCAGTAACTTTTAACCTTTTCCCATCTCTATTTGATGAAATGAAAAGTTTAAACTAgcatagaattttataaagatgACGTCATTTAGTTAAGTAAGTTCATCATTAAAGAAATACCGTCAAAGGCTGGAGTGCTGCGACGTGGTTTTCGGTAACATGGTAAGGATCCTCGTACAGCTCTACAGAGGTCATGAGGCGAAGGAAGTTGTCCATGATCGCAGAAGTTAAAGCCTCATCTTTGGCGAGATACCTCCAGCAGGACACTACACTCCTGCGAAAAGgattattgaaatgtttatcAAAAAATCCATAAGTcagtacaataatattacatttcaaaaatatcACTTACGGTTTCAATGGCAGCTTCTGGGACAAAAGCACTGCAGTAACGGCATTTGAATGGTGCTGACTGAGTGAGGTAAGAGGTCTCATCAGCCTTATCCTTGCCTCTTCCCCTACAGCATCTACCGTAGCCAACATGACCTCCACAATCCTCTCTATACTCTGGAACAGATCTTGGCCTTTCTTCATAAAAAGCGCGTCCAAAACCGCACTAATACCAACACTCTTGAACTCTTGGTTATCATAACTCTCGAGTAAACTTTCTATAAATTGCATTGTGTGGTGATGCGGGATTTTAGGAGATACAGCATCACACAGCACCATACAATAGTCACTGATCATATTCAAATCATTCGTGAGTACGTTGTTTTGAAGATGTGATAAGTTATTTAGGCATTCATTGTCAGGCTCTGTTGTGTGGCCTTCGTACAAGTCTTGGATCTGAACGATCAGCTTAATGCAGTCGATAGTAGTTAATCTCACTGCGAAATTAGTATCAGCTATTCCGGGAACCACCAACCCTAACAAATAACCCATTTGACCAAACTTGCTTGGCGTCTCATAGTTAAGTTTCACGTTTTTGATGTACGTTTCGAATATGACCTGCATTATGAGAGCTGACGCCGTTCGAATTTCATCATTTTCATGTCTGAGCCAGTCGATCAATAGTCCCACGAGATCATCGATAGTGCTCAAGCAAGTTGACTGGATAATCAGTTCTTTAATCAACTGGTGGAGTAAAGTCAAGCTGTCGTTCAAAGTTTTTGCTAGTATGTCATTCTTATCTCCATTTCCTTCTATTTCATATTTACGCTTAAAGGAAGAGAGTTCTCCGAAGATGCTATTAAAGAAAACTCGTAGTATAGTATTTCTTTCTTCCGGCAATATTCCTTTTTGAAGCTTGGTTAATGCCTTAGATGCTTTCACTATTATTGGATAAAGCTCAACGTTTCTTTTATCAAGGTTGGAGTTGTATATTTGTTCCAATACTCCATTCAGAAGCTGCCAACGATTCCTTAAAGCGATGTTGTGATGTGATGCAGGATACAGCGCCTTGCTTATTTCATATAGTGTGGTAACACTGGCTTTACAAAGATCAAATGATGGGTTAGACTTCAAAATATCATACAAAATCGACGTAACATTATCACCTAACCTTGCCAAGACGTGAACGTCTAAGCACTCCGATGCCACTGTACCGTAACAACTTATCAATGCATATTTTACAACGTTAAACTCTTGTTCACTTTTAGAATTCTTTGACGacaagaaatttaatattttacttccccttttagattcgttttctttataaattgcATCGAGCTCATTCATAACAAACTCCCCGTGCTGTCTTGAGGCAATGCCAATAGCTTTACTGACGTATTCGCAGCTTTCCATCGGAATAGATTTCAGcgcaagtaaaattattttaagtactttttCAACAATGGCAGCGTTGGACATGTGGCACGATAAAACTGCGAGATATTGCAGAGATACTCCTTTAATCATTGTTGATTGTTTTTTCAACAGTATTTGCTGTGATATCAACGTGGCTATGTTCTCTACCCATTTATTGCTATTCACTTGTTCCACAGCAGACATTAGCAAATCTAACAACATGCTGTGCCATTGTCCTTTCGATTCGCTTTTGTCTACAAACTTCAGCAGCCTTTGTATTTCAACAGTCCAAGAGTTTTTCAGATTCTTATGAACATCTCCTGAATATTCTTCAAGGAAAACTAGCAAGTTCTTATTCCTTTCTTTCTGTTCTGGGTCAACAATGTGCATTATGGTTCGTACGAACACCAAATCTGGGGAAGACTTCATCTCTATTTCTTTCTCCATTTGTTCGTCTATTACACCCGAATTATTTTGAAGTAACGAGGTCAAACAGTGCGATACTGTTGACATTGACGCTGTAAAATCTTCTATAGTCAAAGCGTTCAGCAATAAATTCCGCAACTGAGTTCTTATACTCGTTACAGTGTTACACATTAGTATTAACGAACTTTTGCAAGTATCGTGCAAGTCTGACAGCTCATATTTAGATGAATTTGCCGTTCCCTCATATCcacaatgtttaattataaattctacCATTGTAAAGTCTTCTGTTGTGGTAATACAGTTTCTATATACCAAACCTACAATCGCTTTTACTAGAAGCTTCTTCATTTTCAACCCATGTTCCATGTTATTCATCACTTTCAGGAGAGTAATGAATTTATTCGCATAATTATCAATGAAAACCTGCGATGATGTCGTTAAGTGAGTCAGAATGATGACAGCTTTCATTCTATCTTTCTCCTGGTTGTTTTTGCATTGATGAAGAAGACTTTCAATTGTCTGTTCAGGGAACTGACCAGCCATGTGATCAAAGCAACGAAGGACTTCAAAATGATTCTTTACTGATTGAGGCTGATCGTAATCCGGCTCAAGAAGCaccaaattaaaaagtatatgaTTTATAGAATTGATAACGTTATCGTTTAGGGTCAGCTTTGGATTCAGCGACGACGGAGACAGCAAATACGATATACATTGACTGACAtagtagtaatttatattaggttttttatacAAAGCGAGCAATGAAAGAACGAATTTATTTACTGATTCATTGAATTGACGTTCAGATATTAATCTGGTGATAGGTCCTAGGGCTTCTAGTACTGATTCAGATACTTTAGGCTCGTAGGAGGGAAGCCATTGGTTGTAAAGCACATCGAAGATTATTGAGAATTCAGTAACGAAATTCTCTTTTATTGATGTGATGTTTCCGTTTTCTACGTTGTCACCGATTTGTTCGCTCACAGCTACTGCGAAATGGCCGAATGCTgcaaaaataagaatttatgtTGGTCATACCTATGTAAACCACTAAACGGACTCgaattaaaagtattataatagtttttttttaacattatagtAGGTACaccaaagatatatttttttttaataaaagttgatGATCATGAAGTTTCCTTTCACTACTTACCGTAAGCAAAAGCTTGTTTAAGACCGTCCTGCTTGACTAAAGACAGGAGTGGGAGCATTTTGCTGAGGATCTCTTTGATATGGGGTACGACGCCATGGGTATTGACTGCTGCAAGTGTGCCCAGGGTATGGGGGACTGTGTAATGCGGCACAGACGCTGGCGACAGCTGGTTGATCAGGGCTCGGAGTACCTGGAAAGAATTGTTGGGAATATCTTAAGGTTTTAGTTTATGGCCTGTTGTACATGGCTGCAAGTCTTTGCtgtggagggaagtggacaattaatatttctaacgcctccctatctttctatgaTTAATTTCGCTGctggataaagacaaattaatgttccctgagactcgccgagcttcaccactcggtgtcataaaatgcgcgccactgctgatcctggcttacaggagttgtagtggtgggtgcgAGGGCGAGAAAGACTCTGTACATGGCTGAGTTTTTTGTACTAGGCATAATAGCCGGCAAATAATTTGAACACGTAGTGGGGTTATTTGGACGGTAGTGTAGCTACAGTTGCAATAATAACGCGGTAGTGTGCTCAAGTAGTTTGCTAACTATTATACTGCAAAATGACTTTACTGCAAAagaaattttgctggtggtaggatatattttatatccgtccatagcgaccaccatacacaaggtgttaaaacccgccatagtggcccacgtaagtgttccTGGATCAGGCTGTGGCCGACacaattgtgtcaactgtcgagaggtaatcttctttcgtcagtctacattctattggacctcactcccgttaccatcaggtgcagtggggtcactttgctgtccccTTTTAAAAAAAAGGCTTTTCCCCCAATTAAACCGCACGGTATGAAAATCATATAAACTCATTATGAGTCTCTTAAAATGGCTTCTAATAAcagcaatagggtaccggactaatttttgttctttactattatcaaatatttacataatataaattataacacagaaggaattattaaaatccggtaaaaaatcaacaagttataagacttagaatttcggtggaaggggtaattaacaagaaacagaaaagagacgaaatatccacatgtgacgtcatcgggaattacgacgcgtgcgaaaaaaagagatgaagcgatatccctacatcgcgcccacttctgtacattacaatattttaaatatgaattactcgctcattttttaaccaattgttatgcagttttcgcaggagtgcttctttttcgcattattaaccattacatatagaataatgtacaaaatcaagcataggccggtcccctattacatGCTATGGTTATTTCCTTTATATACTTATAGGACATCCCCGTAAACGTGGCCGCGGACAAAACCTAGTGATAAAGATGTGCCGATTGTATGCGTATGTCAACATGGAACGGGTCAATGACATCAGTTCAGTAGACTGAGTAATTAAGACGGCGAGCCAGCCTTGGTAGTAATTGACTTTTCTTTATGCAAAAAGCGCCCTTAATGGTTGGCGTAACTTACATTGCATGTatttaaacagtatttattattttgaatacaaacaatgcatacaaagtgttaatattgttatcatatttttataactatttatgcAATTTACACAgttcaaattgtttttaaatttttaagagtgtttatttgattaaatCAAATCTGTATTATGGGAACATAAATAGCACCATATTAATAGTTCCCACTAGgtattttagttaataatttaatttagttgtgATAGTATTACAGCATAAGGAAAATATCGCAGTTAATTTcctcaattatattattatgcatatcAAACCAGGTCAGTATTGTACTGACTATTTGGGCTATGAAAACAgacatatgtaaatataattcgtgattctttttttttagcATATAGGCTTATTTTAACACTATcacgtctgatggtaagtgtggTCTACGGTGGAGCATGCTTGCCTGGAAGATACCTATTCACTCGTGACTTGAAGATGCCcaggttataataaaattgtgtctcatttaaaattaaaatgccgACAGAGACTAACGCCCATGTACATCATACACTGCTGCCCACCCTTTTGATATAGGCACATAATCTAATGACATTCTGTTCCCTCTAGTAAACAGATATAAAAGTTCCATAACATTGAAGTAGAATAAATTACAGCaatgaaatgtttatattaatgaatcaCAACACTTATTTCGCACAATATGACCTCATCCATACATGTGATACGAACCTGGTGCatacaagtaataaaataatcggGAATTGTTAAAGTTCATACGTAGGTCCTGAATGTGATTGCATAACACGTTTTTAGGATATTATCTTTACAATTACCGAGGAATGGCATTATTTAATAGTGTGAACTGCACAACATTTTTTCTCATTACTATATTTCACATCCTTTTGGCACATTATATTGATTTCGACATTTCCAGACTAATGACTTATGTTCGTTCGAAAAAGAGACAGTTCTTACTTTAAAAATCAGCATAATAACTTAAGGGCCGTCGACGTAAGACCGTTATTACTTTAAAAGTCGGCAACATATCGCCAATATTCCCGATATTATTATGAGATGcctcatttatttaattgtatctgataaatctaatattattcgcgaaatataaatttaattttaatgatgcCCTTGAACCTCTTGCTATAaaggttaaaatatttcaaaaactattttattgcttttaatgacaaTTTTTCAGTGATTAGACCGTATGTAAACGGCAATGGAGAATTCTATTCAATAAGGTTAGGtatccggttcgaaggacctatcggtataattatttgtatgcTATAAATAAGAAGAAATATATTACCAAATCTAAATGCTCATGGCCCACCGCCACTAGTACAGCTGAAGCTCCCATCTGCACCAGGGGCTCGTAGTTTACATTCTCCATCATGGCTCGAAGCATGGAATTGACTAGATCCGAAGCTACTTGGGGTTCCAGTTTCTTTACTTGGTTCACGCATGTTTGCTCTAGAACtctgaaatttaaatttaatatctatttttccTATCTACATTTACCGAACAACATCCATTTATCAATATACAGAAAATgtctgttacaataaaaaatattttaaatacaataatagcCTTTATTGTTCAAGGATAGCATAACTTTCTAATTGCAAGATTACTTTAGAATTAATTcagtagtttaaaaaaattatctacaaacatacaaactacatgcctatattatataagtgaaattataataacaaaatgtttgaaaatatccTAAGATAGCAAATGATAAACAAAACTGTGAAAattctatttgattatttatatattaattaaaatatccaaaCACATATAACTGAAACACATGTTGAAGATAACGTGTTATCTTTGTGTTTATAACACAACCAGTTTGTTTTCATAGTTTATGCACACAAATGTGTTACAAAGACCTGCATATATcagaaatttaaatcaaaattttgcaGATTGTTTACcgtttatataaaacattacatcACTTTGAAAAATTAAGAACAAACCTGAATCATAGAATACACAATTTTCACACAAGGTTACTTCTGAAGTATTGAGAGTGGTTCTActggtttatattaaaaattaatatgatatattttccacactcatttatatttgaatactgTTTTCTATATTCAATACAAAACTATACGATTTTGTCATAGCTGTACTAAACTGATTGCCATTCATAATACAAGAAAGCTAAGCAAGCTTGCACACTTAATTATGccgaaacataatattacattttatcagaaaaaaaaaaacaattctaaaataccaaaaatcctttatttttatttaagttgaaTAGTTCTAGATTATGAATTATGTAACTACAAAATAACTGGAGTGTGAAAAACTACAAAGGAATCctaaatgcatttttttcaGCCTTTCAAGGCCAGAACttgtgaacatatttttttgttctgttgttGCTCAAAACCACTTTCAttgagtttattatttattataatactagcttccgctcgcagcttcgcccgcgtggatttcggacttaaaaaatggag
This DNA window, taken from Manduca sexta isolate Smith_Timp_Sample1 chromosome 23, JHU_Msex_v1.0, whole genome shotgun sequence, encodes the following:
- the LOC115453101 gene encoding maestro heat-like repeat-containing protein family member 1 isoform X2, with translation MSNIKFECLKDTVTVLINAAGDNENSVNNVVIKSLTKIANSYPNEVIAIFCEFYKNTVKVNPPQLGNIVKVLEQTCVNQVKKLEPQVASDLVNSMLRAMMENVNYEPLVQMGASAVLVAVGHEHLDLVLRALINQLSPASVPHYTVPHTLGTLAAVNTHGVVPHIKEILSKMLPLLSLVKQDGLKQAFAYAFGHFAVAVSEQIGDNVENGNITSIKENFVTEFSIIFDVLYNQWLPSYEPKVSESVLEALGPITRLISERQFNESVNKFVLSLLALYKKPNINYYYVSQCISYLLSPSSLNPKLTLNDNVINSINHILFNLVLLEPDYDQPQSVKNHFEVLRCFDHMAGQFPEQTIESLLHQCKNNQEKDRMKAVIILTHLTTSSQVFIDNYANKFITLLKVMNNMEHGLKMKKLLVKAIVGLVYRNCITTTEDFTMVEFIIKHCGYEGTANSSKYELSDLHDTCKSSLILMCNTVTSIRTQLRNLLLNALTIEDFTASMSTVSHCLTSLLQNNSGVIDEQMEKEIEMKSSPDLVFVRTIMHIVDPEQKERNKNLLVFLEEYSGDVHKNLKNSWTVEIQRLLKFVDKSESKGQWHSMLLDLLMSAVEQVNSNKWVENIATLISQQILLKKQSTMIKGVSLQYLAVLSCHMSNAAIVEKVLKIILLALKSIPMESCEYVSKAIGIASRQHGEFVMNELDAIYKENESKRGSKILNFLSSKNSKSEQEFNVVKYALISCYGTVASECLDVHVLARLGDNVTSILYDILKSNPSFDLCKASVTTLYEISKALYPASHHNIALRNRWQLLNGVLEQIYNSNLDKRNVELYPIIVKASKALTKLQKGILPEERNTILRVFFNSIFGELSSFKRKYEIEGNGDKNDILAKTLNDSLTLLHQLIKELIIQSTCLSTIDDLVGLLIDWLRHENDEIRTASALIMQVIFETYIKNVKLNYETPSKFGQMGYLLGLVVPGIADTNFAVRLTTIDCIKLIVQIQDLYEGHTTEPDNECLNNLSHLQNNVLTNDLNMISDYCMVLCDAVSPKIPHHHTMQFIESLLESYDNQEFKSVGISAVLDALFMKKGQDLFQSIERIVEVMLATVDAVGEEARIRLMRPLTSLSQHHSNAVTAVLLSQKLPLKPSVVSCWRYLAKDEALTSAIMDNFLRLMTSVELYEDPYHVTENHVAALQPLTVLSALGEMLQEPTMKQTCISKFSDLFSVLYTSLACYIEAEPPAYSPPVNRTQERFGFIPNREAIRLSPAKITVNTFNAFLDMADCQKVREACSLCLSIEHGDSSNTLLELAPILSGALCRECPPQLARLVSRTAQYARSPLPPQRRAALALLAGFLNYRCNDNMVLIETVLSTLSMGWKDENNRVRATSLRGAANTARLRAHTRAQALPAALQALSQGVDAAPAQSVPCH
- the LOC115453101 gene encoding maestro heat-like repeat-containing protein family member 1 isoform X1: MSNIKFECLKDTVTVLINAAGDNENSVNNVVIKSLTKIANSYPNEVIAIFCEFYKNTVKVNPPQLGNIVKVLEQTCVNQVKKLEPQVASDLVNSMLRAMMENVNYEPLVQMGASAVLVAVGHEHLDLVLRALINQLSPASVPHYTVPHTLGTLAAVNTHGVVPHIKEILSKMLPLLSLVKQDGLKQAFAYAFGHFAVAVSEQIGDNVENGNITSIKENFVTEFSIIFDVLYNQWLPSYEPKVSESVLEALGPITRLISERQFNESVNKFVLSLLALYKKPNINYYYVSQCISYLLSPSSLNPKLTLNDNVINSINHILFNLVLLEPDYDQPQSVKNHFEVLRCFDHMAGQFPEQTIESLLHQCKNNQEKDRMKAVIILTHLTTSSQVFIDNYANKFITLLKVMNNMEHGLKMKKLLVKAIVGLVYRNCITTTEDFTMVEFIIKHCGYEGTANSSKYELSDLHDTCKSSLILMCNTVTSIRTQLRNLLLNALTIEDFTASMSTVSHCLTSLLQNNSGVIDEQMEKEIEMKSSPDLVFVRTIMHIVDPEQKERNKNLLVFLEEYSGDVHKNLKNSWTVEIQRLLKFVDKSESKGQWHSMLLDLLMSAVEQVNSNKWVENIATLISQQILLKKQSTMIKGVSLQYLAVLSCHMSNAAIVEKVLKIILLALKSIPMESCEYVSKAIGIASRQHGEFVMNELDAIYKENESKRGSKILNFLSSKNSKSEQEFNVVKYALISCYGTVASECLDVHVLARLGDNVTSILYDILKSNPSFDLCKASVTTLYEISKALYPASHHNIALRNRWQLLNGVLEQIYNSNLDKRNVELYPIIVKASKALTKLQKGILPEERNTILRVFFNSIFGELSSFKRKYEIEGNGDKNDILAKTLNDSLTLLHQLIKELIIQSTCLSTIDDLVGLLIDWLRHENDEIRTASALIMQVIFETYIKNVKLNYETPSKFGQMGYLLGLVVPGIADTNFAVRLTTIDCIKLIVQIQDLYEGHTTEPDNECLNNLSHLQNNVLTNDLNMISDYCMVLCDAVSPKIPHHHTMQFIESLLESYDNQEFKSVGISAVLDALFMKKGQDLFQSIERIVEVMLATVDAVGEEARIRLMRPLTSLSQHHSNAVTAVLLSQKLPLKPSVVSCWRYLAKDEALTSAIMDNFLRLMTSVELYEDPYHVTENHVAALQPLTVLSALGEMLQEPTMKQTCISKFSDLFSVLYTSLACYIEAEPPAYSPPVNRTQERFGFIPNREAIRLSPAKITVNTFNAFLDMADCQKVREACSLCLSIEHGDSSNTLLELAPILSGALCRECPPQLARLVSRTAQYARSPLPPQRRAALALLAGFLNYRCNDNMVLIETVLSTLSMGWKDENNRVRATSLRGAANTARLRAHTRAQALPAALQALSQGVDAAPAQPPTDNVPLAAIQGLSLLLTEIDELDKEYDRELLSITQKIRPFMNTDCAQLREHSIRLFGIIAGRVESEALVDQSVSSLPCFLVHLCDNNPAVVRASKFTLKQVFKTFNVKKSNDFVQTHLLDEGRLYLDEFLSALLRQLAEEMPSSVVKCLQTAVNYLHCARDEMKPHPPLLLGLLYAELYRIKSKDPENADLDPDITRSARTRLLQLIKDPNPAVRQNAALALANICLICAHDDENVDG